The following proteins are encoded in a genomic region of Xanthocytophaga agilis:
- the ltaE gene encoding low-specificity L-threonine aldolase → MTKFIDLRSDTVTRPTKEMREVMFSAIVGDDVYGEDPTVNALEEKAAQLFGMEAGLFCPSGTMTNQIAIKVHTQPGDEVICDKLSHIYNYEGGGIAFNSGASIRLLDGQRGIFTAEQVIANINGDDIHFPQTALVEIENTVNKGGGCYYTTDQIAEINKVCKQYNLPLHMDGARLFNALVETNQTTKEIGSYFDTISICLSKGLGTPVGSVLVGTKAHIAKARRIRKVFGGAWRQAGYLAAAGIYALDNHVTRLKEDHQRARDLERTLNDLPYVTSILPVQTNIVIFTLPSSEITQKLLHYMKANEILASAFGKEQIRFVTHLDFDDEMLTKVSEVLHKATV, encoded by the coding sequence ATGACAAAATTTATTGACCTCCGAAGTGATACGGTAACACGCCCAACAAAAGAAATGCGTGAGGTTATGTTTTCAGCCATCGTTGGCGATGATGTGTATGGTGAAGATCCAACTGTAAATGCCTTGGAGGAAAAGGCGGCACAATTGTTTGGTATGGAAGCTGGTTTATTCTGCCCTTCCGGAACAATGACTAATCAAATTGCCATCAAGGTACATACACAGCCTGGAGATGAAGTAATCTGTGATAAACTTTCGCATATTTACAATTATGAAGGAGGAGGTATCGCCTTTAACTCTGGAGCTTCTATCCGTTTGCTCGATGGTCAGAGAGGAATATTTACAGCAGAGCAGGTAATAGCTAATATTAACGGAGATGATATTCATTTCCCCCAGACAGCATTGGTAGAAATAGAAAATACAGTAAACAAAGGAGGAGGGTGTTATTATACAACAGACCAAATAGCAGAGATAAATAAGGTTTGTAAGCAGTACAATCTTCCACTTCATATGGATGGAGCAAGGCTGTTTAATGCCCTGGTTGAAACCAATCAGACAACTAAAGAAATTGGAAGCTATTTTGATACAATTTCCATTTGCCTTTCTAAAGGTTTGGGTACACCTGTCGGATCTGTATTAGTAGGAACAAAAGCACATATAGCAAAAGCCAGACGTATCCGTAAGGTATTTGGAGGAGCATGGAGACAAGCTGGTTATCTGGCAGCTGCTGGTATTTATGCTTTAGATAATCATGTAACACGTCTGAAAGAAGATCATCAAAGAGCAAGGGATCTTGAAAGAACCCTAAATGATTTACCTTATGTTACGTCCATACTACCTGTTCAGACTAACATTGTTATCTTCACATTGCCTTCGTCAGAAATCACCCAAAAGTTACTTCATTATATGAAAGCCAATGAAATTCTGGCTTCAGCATTTGGAAAGGAACAAATACGTTTTGTAACACATCTTGATTTTGATGACGAAATGCTCACAAAAGTTTCTGAAGTATTGCATAAAGCTACTGTTTAA
- the pheT gene encoding phenylalanine--tRNA ligase subunit beta, giving the protein MKISLNWLKQYIDLPESPEEIEKLLTRSGLEVEHIDEIQPIPGGLRGFVVGEVLTCERFEVKDKKLSLTTVDIGTDTPSTIVCGAANVDAGQKVIVATIGTTLYDKEGKPLFTIDKRKVYGQPSEGMICAEDEIGIGTSHDGILVLQTDLPNGTPAAKYFNIEPDYVFEIGLTPNRADAASHIGVARDLKALLDRDMTLPEVSGFAAIKDTTLVEILVENKEACPRFCGVSIEGVKIGPSPDWLRKRLEAIGLNPINNVVDVTNFICHELGQPMHAYDANALAGNKIIVKTLPEGTPFTTLDKVERKLSATDLMICDAEKPVGIAGIMGGLDSGIKDTTTNVFLEVAYFSADWIRKTGQRHGLKTDASFRFERGTDPNLKLYTLQRAALLILEVAGGKIASSVTDFYPEPIGNFEFAVTYKNINRLIGKELGNAYIRKTLESLDIQILDKTEEGFRVSVPPYRVDVQREADIVEEILRIYGIDNIELSDNLNTDFLAQFPEPDPNTLQAKITSLLASKGFHEILTNSLTKPFYVQQFPAIANGENVEILNYLSEDLMVMRQSLLFSGLEVLAYNINRRQKDLKTFEFGKIYYKKDDKYIEKKRLSIFITGDQHTESWISKSQPVAFHDLAAVVLQLLHRMQVKNIDSVETENSIYSYGLSYQVNKREIVSLGLLKPGVTKAADIKVPVFYADIDWEYLLKQYNPKVVFAEIPKFPEVRRDLSLVIDKSLSFKEIKALAERTEKKLLKAVNVFDIYEGQNLGEGKKSYSVSFTLQDESQTLTDTVIEKTMQKLIQLYEKELGAEIRGK; this is encoded by the coding sequence ATGAAAATTTCCCTTAACTGGCTTAAGCAATACATTGACCTTCCTGAGTCTCCTGAAGAAATTGAAAAGCTCCTGACTCGGTCAGGATTGGAGGTGGAGCATATTGATGAGATACAGCCTATTCCAGGTGGATTACGTGGATTTGTTGTAGGAGAAGTACTAACCTGTGAGCGATTTGAAGTAAAGGACAAAAAACTTAGTCTGACAACAGTAGATATTGGTACAGACACTCCTTCAACTATTGTTTGTGGTGCTGCTAATGTGGATGCAGGACAAAAGGTGATAGTCGCAACCATTGGTACTACCTTATATGACAAAGAAGGTAAACCTCTTTTTACCATCGACAAGAGAAAGGTATATGGACAACCTTCTGAGGGGATGATCTGTGCAGAAGATGAAATAGGCATAGGAACATCACATGATGGGATACTGGTGTTACAGACCGATTTGCCTAATGGTACACCTGCTGCAAAGTATTTCAATATTGAACCGGATTATGTATTTGAGATTGGGCTAACACCTAATCGGGCCGATGCAGCTTCGCATATAGGAGTAGCTCGTGATTTGAAAGCATTACTGGATAGAGATATGACTCTACCAGAAGTATCTGGATTTGCAGCTATAAAGGATACTACATTAGTTGAGATACTAGTAGAGAATAAGGAGGCTTGTCCTCGTTTTTGTGGAGTTTCTATTGAAGGAGTTAAGATAGGTCCATCACCAGACTGGCTACGCAAGCGACTGGAGGCGATAGGATTGAACCCGATCAATAATGTGGTTGATGTAACTAACTTTATTTGTCATGAGTTAGGACAACCCATGCATGCCTATGATGCAAATGCATTAGCAGGGAATAAGATTATTGTAAAAACATTGCCAGAAGGAACTCCTTTCACAACATTGGATAAGGTAGAACGTAAGTTATCCGCAACAGATCTGATGATTTGTGATGCAGAAAAGCCTGTTGGCATTGCTGGAATAATGGGAGGGTTGGATTCTGGAATCAAAGATACAACTACTAACGTTTTTCTGGAAGTTGCGTATTTTTCTGCTGATTGGATTCGGAAGACCGGGCAACGCCATGGTTTAAAAACGGATGCCTCATTCCGCTTTGAACGTGGTACAGACCCTAATCTGAAGCTATATACATTACAACGTGCAGCTTTGCTGATTCTGGAAGTAGCTGGAGGCAAAATTGCGTCTTCCGTTACAGATTTTTACCCTGAACCGATTGGTAACTTTGAGTTTGCTGTTACTTACAAAAACATCAATCGGTTGATTGGTAAAGAACTTGGAAATGCCTACATCCGGAAGACACTTGAATCTCTGGATATTCAGATTCTGGATAAAACCGAGGAAGGTTTCCGTGTGTCTGTGCCTCCTTATCGTGTAGATGTACAACGGGAAGCAGATATAGTAGAGGAGATCCTGCGGATTTATGGTATTGACAATATTGAACTGTCAGACAATCTGAATACAGACTTCCTGGCACAGTTTCCGGAACCAGATCCAAATACCTTACAAGCAAAGATTACTTCTCTGTTGGCATCCAAAGGGTTTCATGAGATTCTAACCAATTCACTAACCAAGCCATTCTATGTACAGCAGTTTCCTGCTATAGCCAATGGGGAGAATGTAGAGATTCTGAATTATCTGAGTGAAGATTTGATGGTGATGCGTCAATCGTTGTTATTCTCAGGGCTGGAAGTGCTGGCTTATAATATTAACCGTCGTCAGAAGGATTTGAAAACCTTCGAGTTTGGTAAAATCTACTATAAGAAAGACGATAAGTATATAGAGAAGAAAAGGCTTTCAATATTTATAACAGGTGATCAGCATACGGAGAGTTGGATTAGCAAAAGTCAGCCTGTAGCATTTCATGATCTGGCAGCTGTAGTACTACAACTGCTACACCGGATGCAGGTAAAGAATATTGATAGTGTAGAAACAGAGAATTCTATCTATTCCTATGGATTGAGTTATCAGGTCAATAAACGGGAGATCGTATCATTAGGCTTATTGAAGCCGGGTGTCACAAAAGCAGCGGATATTAAAGTCCCTGTCTTTTATGCTGATATTGATTGGGAGTATTTACTGAAGCAATACAATCCAAAAGTAGTATTCGCTGAGATTCCGAAGTTTCCAGAGGTGCGTCGTGACTTGTCATTGGTAATTGATAAATCACTCTCATTTAAAGAAATTAAGGCGTTGGCTGAGCGTACAGAGAAGAAACTTCTTAAAGCAGTAAATGTTTTTGACATATACGAAGGTCAAAACCTGGGAGAAGGTAAAAAATCCTATTCTGTGAGCTTTACACTTCAGGATGAGAGCCAGACATTGACAGATACAGTAATTGAAAAGACTATGCAGAAGTTGATTCAATTGTATGAAAAAGAACTGGGAGCCGAAATCAGAGGTAAATAG
- a CDS encoding cell division protein ZapA, producing MDEVISIKIKILDKEYPLRIPAAEEELYRAVGKELNERCREFRENYGARADKQDILSMVSFVAMLEKFKLEAEKDTLQNTVTQKIVSLQNLLHPS from the coding sequence ATGGATGAGGTTATTTCGATTAAGATAAAGATTTTAGATAAAGAATATCCACTGCGGATTCCTGCTGCTGAAGAAGAATTATATCGTGCAGTAGGGAAAGAGCTAAATGAACGTTGCCGCGAGTTTCGGGAAAACTATGGGGCACGGGCTGACAAGCAAGACATCCTGTCTATGGTAAGTTTTGTGGCCATGTTGGAAAAATTTAAACTCGAAGCCGAGAAAGACACATTACAGAATACAGTTACTCAAAAGATTGTATCATTACAAAATTTACTCCATCCATCTTAA
- the rny gene encoding ribonuclease Y, producing MSNTNFLILSLVVEVVIGVIVWLVLFRIFAKKSLKRREEEIDEKARLIIKEAEIHAETIKKDKILEAKENFLKLRTEFEEESNKKKQIIITNEGKLKQREQNLVQKEQAVSKALEQTKRKEDELDKLKTDLVEQLEVATKKRDEAEKMRSSQIEQLEKIANLKAEDARNQLIETLKSEAESKASTYVKNIVEEAKLTATKEAKKIVIETIQRTAAEQAIENAVSIFNIESDDVKGKIIGREGRNIRALEAATGVEIIVDDTPEAIIISGFDPVRREIARLSLHRLVQDGRIHPARIEEIVTKTTKSIEEEIVEIGERTVIDLGIHGIHPELIKLIGRMRFRSSYGQNLLQHSREVAKLCATMAAELGLNAKMAKRAGLLHDIGKVWPEEPELPHAILGMELAQKYKEHPDVCNAIGAHHDEIEMTAMISPVIQACDAISGSRPGARREVMESYIKRLKELEELAVSFDGVQKCFAIQAGRELRVMVDAENVTDDKANNLSFEIAQKIEKDMQYPGQIKVTVIREMRSVNYAK from the coding sequence ATGTCTAATACAAATTTTTTGATTCTCTCATTGGTAGTTGAGGTAGTCATCGGTGTAATAGTTTGGTTAGTCCTGTTTCGGATCTTTGCTAAGAAATCTCTGAAAAGACGTGAAGAAGAGATTGACGAAAAAGCACGCCTGATCATAAAGGAGGCGGAAATCCATGCAGAGACTATCAAGAAGGATAAGATACTGGAAGCAAAAGAAAACTTTTTGAAGCTCAGAACGGAGTTTGAAGAGGAATCAAATAAGAAAAAGCAAATTATTATTACGAACGAAGGTAAGCTAAAACAGCGAGAGCAAAATCTGGTGCAAAAGGAACAAGCTGTTTCTAAAGCACTGGAGCAGACTAAACGCAAGGAAGACGAACTGGATAAGCTAAAAACAGATTTAGTCGAACAGCTTGAAGTTGCCACAAAAAAGCGTGATGAGGCTGAAAAAATGCGTTCATCACAAATTGAGCAATTGGAGAAAATCGCCAATCTGAAAGCGGAAGATGCCAGAAATCAGTTGATTGAAACACTGAAAAGTGAAGCTGAGTCAAAAGCATCAACTTATGTTAAAAATATTGTAGAAGAAGCTAAGCTAACTGCTACAAAAGAAGCCAAGAAGATAGTTATAGAAACTATTCAACGTACTGCTGCTGAACAAGCTATAGAGAATGCCGTATCTATATTCAACATTGAGTCGGATGATGTAAAAGGAAAGATTATTGGTCGGGAAGGTCGCAATATCCGGGCATTGGAAGCTGCTACCGGAGTAGAGATTATTGTAGACGATACACCTGAAGCAATCATTATATCTGGTTTTGATCCGGTGCGTCGTGAAATTGCCCGTTTGTCATTGCACCGTTTGGTGCAGGATGGTCGTATTCACCCTGCCCGCATTGAGGAAATTGTAACAAAGACAACCAAGAGTATTGAAGAAGAGATTGTTGAAATCGGAGAGCGTACTGTAATAGATTTAGGTATTCATGGTATACACCCTGAATTGATTAAACTGATTGGCCGGATGCGTTTCCGTTCTTCTTATGGACAGAATCTGCTTCAGCACTCACGTGAGGTTGCTAAGCTGTGTGCCACAATGGCTGCTGAACTGGGATTAAATGCGAAGATGGCTAAACGTGCCGGACTCCTACATGATATTGGAAAAGTATGGCCGGAAGAACCTGAGTTGCCACACGCTATCTTAGGTATGGAACTGGCTCAGAAATATAAGGAACATCCGGATGTATGTAATGCTATCGGCGCTCACCACGATGAAATTGAGATGACTGCAATGATATCGCCGGTTATCCAAGCATGTGATGCTATTTCCGGTTCTCGTCCCGGGGCTCGTCGTGAAGTGATGGAATCGTATATCAAACGTCTGAAAGAACTGGAAGAGTTGGCTGTGAGTTTTGATGGCGTTCAAAAATGTTTTGCGATTCAGGCAGGACGTGAATTACGTGTTATGGTAGATGCTGAAAATGTAACAGATGATAAGGCGAATAACCTCTCTTTTGAGATAGCCCAGAAGATTGAAAAGGATATGCAATATCCGGGTCAGATTAAAGTTACGGTGATTCGGGAGATGCGTTCTGTAAATTACGCGAAGTAA
- a CDS encoding Ig-like domain-containing protein, with translation MQHFLPLTKRVAMLLCFWLCSFTAWAQVSITTLNSAYTQDFNSLAISGTGTAVPTGWTFAESGTNANAIYTAGTGSGTAGDTYSFGSASATDRAFGGLLSGSLTPTIGAGFTNNTGSTITSLTIVYTGEQWRIGATSANRTVRDTLNFQFSTNATSLTTGTWQNADVLDFVSPVAPGTTVGALDGNVTANRQTLSTTLTGLSIPVGATIWIRWADANVASSDDGLAVDDFSLTANGEVANPIPTLTVSSSTIGFGEIAANTTSVKSFTITGSNLTDNVKAVVTGLGYTISKDSITFDTLVSFTSAEVSTPKKIFVRFTPAAFGSFTGTIAISTTDAITQTVNLSGSSANPFEQNFNVCSATLPGGWSQYSVTGAQTWACTTFGRTGNAVQINGYSGGAVENEDWLISPALDLTGLTYPLLSFWSRTAFTGPTLKLLVSTNYSGTGNPSAATWTELNGQFPLINSDVWTQSSGINLVNFKQSGVYVAFVYTSSPALEAARWTIDDFSIINSTMPPSPLLSTSITPLTELYFESSVNVPSAARSFQVSVANATSDLTVSVPAPFQLSKDGNNFSGSVVYSISELDFTNTVYIRALPAIEGAFAGRIQLTSGSIQSAQGYATASSISKNKTFDVATMNVEWFGHPSNGPSNNALQAANLRTLINRLDVDIFTLQEISDTVLFVDSVANLLPGYKYVVSPYVSNPETNDPYAQKVITLYKTTTVSKLSSKTLLTGVNVNTLTNYPGGDPTRFWASGRLPLLLDAQVTINGVSKRVAVVNIHARANSGDDISRYQMRAYDVKVLKDTLDAYYGNVALLLQGDYNDDVDSTVAPIPSPLISSYQPYVLDSTHYKTATRVLSDAGLRSYITQANVIDHITMTDELFSEHLAGSTRIDYALNYITNYENTLSDHLPSLTRFKFKSAPTVAVTAPAAGSVILKGTDVVVTATASDVDGNIAKVEFYNGITLLGTDYTSPYSYTISQAATGTYTLTAIAYDDDNLKTQSASVQVKVVETGIQGSDCATPGQSYTYELFVDPASVSSISWWVNGSATIVKDPANAQKVTITFTQYNSASIQVYAGVSYKKSPWYTQFSKVVKVGGCTPADTTTYPTGISGTSCATPSQVYEFELKTKPTLSVSSISWWVNGSATITVDPVNKKKVKVVFTKYNSSNVQLMAGVTYSSSPWYESFTKTIQIGGCSNSVRISDELSSASATQAYPNPTNDRLTISLGTYAAGEVKLRILDLLGKEYVLEKNIVSENEVELNTKSLPSGVYILQVVSSQKTETLRVIKQ, from the coding sequence ATGCAACATTTTTTACCCCTTACTAAGCGGGTGGCTATGCTGTTGTGTTTCTGGCTATGTAGTTTTACTGCCTGGGCACAAGTATCCATTACAACGCTTAACTCTGCTTATACGCAAGACTTTAATAGCCTGGCCATTAGTGGAACTGGCACCGCCGTTCCTACAGGGTGGACATTTGCAGAAAGTGGTACCAATGCCAATGCAATCTATACTGCCGGGACAGGCTCCGGAACAGCCGGAGATACGTATAGTTTTGGTTCTGCAAGCGCAACAGACAGAGCCTTCGGTGGATTGCTTTCAGGTTCTCTTACCCCAACCATTGGGGCTGGATTTACTAACAATACAGGAAGCACAATCACCTCTCTGACGATTGTGTATACAGGTGAGCAATGGCGTATTGGTGCAACCTCAGCCAACCGGACAGTGCGTGATACACTAAACTTCCAGTTTAGTACCAATGCCACCTCACTAACTACTGGTACCTGGCAGAATGCAGATGTGCTGGATTTTGTTTCACCTGTAGCTCCAGGAACCACTGTTGGTGCTCTGGATGGAAATGTTACTGCCAACCGTCAAACCTTGTCAACAACGCTTACGGGTCTTTCTATCCCTGTAGGTGCTACTATCTGGATACGGTGGGCAGATGCCAATGTGGCTAGTTCAGATGATGGATTGGCTGTTGATGACTTTTCTCTAACTGCGAATGGAGAGGTAGCCAATCCAATCCCAACCTTGACAGTCTCTTCCAGTACAATAGGGTTCGGGGAAATAGCTGCCAATACTACTAGTGTAAAGTCCTTTACGATAACAGGAAGTAATCTTACAGATAATGTAAAAGCAGTTGTTACAGGTTTGGGTTACACCATCTCAAAAGATAGCATCACCTTTGACACATTGGTATCTTTCACATCTGCAGAGGTAAGTACTCCCAAAAAAATATTTGTTCGTTTTACGCCTGCAGCATTTGGTTCCTTCACAGGTACAATAGCCATAAGCACTACAGATGCTATAACACAAACTGTAAATCTGAGTGGTTCTTCTGCTAATCCTTTTGAGCAGAACTTCAATGTCTGCTCCGCCACACTTCCTGGTGGATGGAGCCAGTATAGTGTAACAGGTGCACAAACCTGGGCTTGTACTACTTTTGGACGTACAGGTAATGCTGTGCAAATCAACGGATATTCAGGTGGGGCTGTCGAGAATGAAGATTGGTTGATCTCTCCTGCTCTTGATCTGACCGGACTTACCTATCCGTTACTTTCATTCTGGTCTCGTACTGCTTTTACAGGTCCAACATTGAAACTACTGGTTTCTACCAATTATAGTGGAACAGGAAATCCTTCTGCAGCTACATGGACAGAGTTGAATGGACAGTTCCCATTAATCAATTCAGATGTATGGACGCAGTCAAGTGGTATCAATCTGGTGAACTTTAAACAATCAGGTGTATACGTTGCTTTTGTCTATACTTCTTCACCTGCATTAGAAGCTGCCCGATGGACAATTGATGACTTTTCTATTATCAATTCAACAATGCCGCCTTCTCCTCTTTTAAGTACATCGATTACACCTCTGACAGAGTTGTATTTTGAAAGCAGTGTCAATGTGCCTTCTGCTGCCAGATCGTTTCAGGTATCTGTAGCTAATGCTACATCTGATCTGACTGTGTCTGTTCCTGCACCTTTTCAGCTTTCAAAGGATGGAAATAATTTCTCAGGATCTGTAGTGTATTCGATATCAGAACTTGACTTTACGAATACAGTATATATTCGTGCACTGCCTGCTATTGAAGGAGCGTTTGCCGGACGTATACAGCTTACAAGTGGTTCTATTCAAAGTGCACAGGGGTACGCTACAGCTTCATCTATTAGTAAGAATAAGACTTTTGACGTGGCTACTATGAATGTGGAGTGGTTTGGGCATCCTAGTAATGGTCCTTCTAACAATGCGCTTCAGGCTGCTAACCTTCGTACATTGATTAACCGTCTGGATGTAGATATATTTACACTGCAGGAGATTTCGGATACAGTATTGTTTGTTGATAGTGTAGCCAATCTTCTTCCTGGATATAAATATGTGGTATCCCCTTATGTCTCTAACCCTGAGACAAATGATCCCTACGCACAAAAGGTGATAACTTTGTACAAGACCACTACTGTTTCTAAGCTGAGTTCAAAAACACTACTGACAGGAGTTAATGTAAATACATTGACTAATTATCCGGGAGGTGATCCAACACGTTTCTGGGCTAGTGGCCGTTTGCCTCTTTTACTGGATGCACAGGTAACTATCAATGGAGTAAGTAAGCGTGTTGCCGTAGTAAATATTCACGCACGCGCAAACTCTGGAGATGATATTAGTCGCTATCAGATGAGAGCGTATGATGTAAAGGTGCTGAAAGATACACTGGACGCTTACTATGGTAACGTTGCTTTATTACTTCAGGGTGATTACAACGATGATGTAGACTCTACAGTCGCTCCTATTCCATCGCCACTGATCTCTTCCTATCAGCCTTATGTACTGGATAGCACTCATTACAAAACAGCTACCCGTGTATTGAGTGATGCAGGACTTCGTTCTTATATCACTCAGGCTAATGTGATTGATCATATCACGATGACAGATGAATTGTTCTCAGAACATCTGGCTGGCTCTACCCGTATCGATTATGCCTTGAATTATATTACTAATTATGAGAATACACTGTCTGACCACTTGCCTTCTCTTACTCGTTTCAAATTTAAGTCAGCACCAACTGTAGCTGTAACTGCACCGGCTGCCGGATCTGTCATTCTGAAGGGAACAGACGTGGTAGTAACTGCAACTGCTTCAGATGTGGATGGAAATATTGCAAAAGTTGAGTTTTATAATGGAATAACGTTGTTAGGTACAGACTATACTAGTCCATATTCTTATACCATCTCTCAGGCTGCTACTGGCACATATACACTGACAGCTATTGCGTATGATGATGATAACCTTAAAACACAGTCAGCTTCTGTCCAGGTTAAAGTGGTTGAAACGGGTATTCAGGGTAGTGATTGTGCCACTCCAGGGCAAAGCTATACTTATGAATTATTTGTTGATCCTGCCTCTGTATCCAGTATTAGTTGGTGGGTTAATGGAAGCGCTACCATTGTGAAAGACCCTGCCAATGCACAAAAGGTGACTATTACCTTTACTCAATACAACAGTGCTTCTATACAGGTATATGCAGGTGTATCGTATAAGAAATCGCCTTGGTATACACAATTCAGTAAAGTAGTGAAAGTAGGGGGATGTACTCCTGCAGATACTACAACCTATCCAACAGGGATATCAGGTACTTCATGTGCTACACCTTCTCAAGTATACGAATTTGAGTTGAAGACAAAGCCTACGCTTTCAGTGAGTTCTATCAGCTGGTGGGTAAATGGAAGTGCAACTATTACTGTTGATCCTGTCAACAAGAAGAAAGTAAAAGTTGTATTCACAAAGTATAATAGCTCGAATGTACAACTTATGGCTGGCGTGACTTATTCTTCTAGTCCATGGTATGAGTCATTTACTAAAACCATTCAGATTGGTGGTTGTTCAAACTCTGTCCGTATATCTGATGAACTGTCTTCTGCATCTGCCACTCAAGCTTATCCAAATCCTACAAATGATAGGTTAACTATATCATTAGGTACCTATGCTGCTGGTGAGGTAAAATTGCGGATTCTGGATTTGTTAGGTAAGGAATATGTTCTGGAGAAGAATATTGTTTCAGAAAACGAAGTAGAGCTTAATACAAAATCTCTACCATCGGGTGTGTATATATTGCAAGTAGTATCTTCTCAGAAAACAGAGACACTTCGTGTAATAAAGCAATAA
- a CDS encoding TolC family protein, translated as MLSHSLKYSCILLVLLLGSCKVATVTTQHSSVKLPETFTGNSDTTSIGDIAWKDFFTDPLLIKLIDTALHNNPDLNIARQRIEFARASFQLGRGALLPSLNVIASAGVDKYGDYTMNGVGNYDTNLSGNIDGKKKIPNPTPDYFLGLRSSWEIDLWGKLRNQKKAAYNRFLASQKGRQAIVTALVAQVSQFYYDLLRLDNELEIIRKNIGLQEKAVETITAQKMGGRATELAVQQSTAQLLHTRSLEGRVQQEIVIIENQLNLLLGGFPQPIERSNPILQQTLTTVVKSGIPAHMLRHRPDIRQAELELEATKADVTAMRAAFLPSLTISPYAGFNSFNASVLFNPASIAYGILGGLTGPLFSRNLLKSNYKQSQAVNQEAFYNYYKTILNGYQEVVTSMKGIENLQKVYDYRKQEVDVLQNAVSTSNDLYVTGYASYLEVITAQRSVLEAELELATVKRDQFFSLIDLYRSLGGGWQ; from the coding sequence ATGCTTAGCCATTCATTAAAATATAGTTGCATCCTTTTAGTGCTGTTGCTAGGGAGTTGTAAAGTCGCAACAGTCACCACTCAACATAGCTCTGTTAAACTGCCGGAAACTTTTACTGGCAACTCTGATACTACCAGCATTGGTGACATCGCCTGGAAGGATTTCTTTACTGATCCACTATTAATAAAACTCATAGATACCGCATTACACAACAACCCGGATCTAAACATTGCCCGTCAGCGCATAGAGTTTGCCAGAGCAAGTTTTCAACTGGGTCGTGGCGCTTTACTACCATCACTAAATGTAATTGCGTCAGCAGGTGTTGACAAATATGGTGACTACACCATGAACGGGGTAGGTAATTATGATACCAATTTATCCGGAAATATAGATGGGAAGAAAAAGATACCTAATCCTACTCCTGATTATTTCCTTGGATTGCGTAGCAGTTGGGAAATAGATCTCTGGGGAAAATTGCGCAATCAGAAAAAAGCTGCCTATAATCGATTTCTGGCTTCACAAAAAGGAAGACAAGCCATTGTAACAGCTCTTGTAGCACAAGTATCTCAGTTTTACTATGATTTACTTAGGCTGGACAATGAACTGGAAATCATCCGGAAAAACATCGGATTACAGGAAAAGGCTGTTGAAACTATTACAGCTCAGAAAATGGGAGGCCGTGCTACTGAACTGGCAGTACAACAGTCAACAGCACAATTGCTACATACCCGTAGTTTGGAAGGACGTGTTCAACAGGAAATTGTAATTATTGAAAATCAGTTAAACCTTTTGCTGGGAGGTTTTCCTCAACCTATTGAAAGAAGCAATCCGATTCTTCAGCAAACACTAACTACAGTAGTGAAGTCAGGTATTCCGGCACATATGCTTCGGCATCGTCCAGATATCCGACAGGCAGAACTGGAACTGGAAGCAACCAAGGCCGATGTGACAGCCATGCGCGCCGCCTTCCTGCCTTCGCTTACCATCTCTCCTTATGCAGGATTTAACTCTTTTAACGCCTCTGTCCTATTTAACCCAGCCTCTATAGCCTATGGTATTTTAGGAGGCCTTACAGGTCCTCTATTTAGTAGAAACCTTTTAAAGTCCAATTACAAACAATCTCAGGCCGTTAATCAGGAAGCGTTTTATAATTATTATAAAACGATCTTAAACGGCTATCAGGAAGTTGTTACAAGTATGAAAGGAATAGAGAACCTTCAGAAAGTATATGATTACCGTAAACAGGAAGTAGATGTGTTGCAAAATGCAGTATCTACTTCCAATGACTTGTATGTGACAGGCTATGCCTCTTACCTGGAAGTTATCACAGCCCAGCGTAGTGTACTGGAAGCTGAGCTCGAACTGGCAACAGTAAAACGGGATCAGTTCTTCTCACTTATAGACCTTTATCGTAGCCTGGGTGGTGGATGGCAATAA